The sequence actccatgatacacttcggggttctctaaaccctggccaataacagtccatccctctgggattgggtcacctccctctgtgtctgcgctacGCTGgcctgcacctgggcaatgccgctgatgctctcagccgtggcccgctgtgactgggtcacGCTGAGGTGCGCCGCTGCAATCTCCAGCCGGCTCTGgcacatctggaaaggaataatttgattagagatagtcaacatggttttgtgaagggtaggtcgtgcctcagaaacctcattgagttctttgagaaggtgaccaaacaggtggatgaggataaagtagttgatgtggtgtatatggatttcagtaaagcgtttgataaggttccccacggtaggctattgcagaaaatacggaggctggggattcagggtgatttagagatgtggatcagaaattggctagttgatagaagacagagggaaGCGCGGCACTGTTCTCTTTGCGGCCATGTTGGCTGACAGCCCCCAGAGTGCGACGGCCCCCAGAGTGCGACAGACCCCAGAGTGCGACGGCCCCCAGAGTGCGACGGCCCCCAGAGTGCGACGGCCCCCAGAGTGCGACGGCCCCCAGAGTGCGACGGCCCCCAGAGTGCGACGGCCCCCAGAGTGCGACGGCCCCCAGAGTGCGACGGCCCCCAGAGTGCGACGGCCCCCAGAGTGCGACGGCCCCCAGAGTGCGACGGCCCCCAGAGTGTTACCGACCCCAGAGTGAGACAGACCCCAGAGTGCGACGGCCCCCAGAGTGCGACGGCCCCCAGAGTGCGACGGCCCCCAGAGTGCGACGGCCCCCAGAGTGCGACGGCCCCCAGAGTGCGACGGCCCCCAGAGTGCGACGGCCCCCAGAGTGCGACGGCCCCCAGAGTGTTACCGACCCCAGAGTGAGACAGACCCCAGAGTGCGACGGCCCCCAGAGTGCGACGGCCCCCAGAGTGCGACGGCCCCCAGAGTGTTACCGACCCCAGAGTGAGACAGACCCCAGAGTGCGACGGCCCCCAGAGTGCGACGGCCCCCAGAGTGCGACGGCCCCCAGAGTGCGACGGCCCCCAGAGTGCGACGGCCCCCAGAGTGCGACGGCCCCCAGAGTGCGACGGCCCCCAGAGTGCGACGGCCCCCAGAGTGCGACGGCCCCCAGAGTGCGACGGCTCCCAGAGTGCGACGGCCCCCAGAGTGCGACGGCCCCCAGAGTGCGACGGACCCCAGAGTGCGACGGCCCCCAGAGTGCGACGGCCCCCAGAGTGCGACAGACCCCAGAGTGTTACCGACCCCAGAGTGCGACAGACCCCAGAGTGCGACGGACCCCAGAGTGTTACCGACCCCAGAGTGCGACAGACCCCAGTGTTACCGACCCCAGAGTGCGACAGACCCCAGAGTGCGACGGACCCCAGAGTGCGACGCACCCCAGAGTGAGACAGACCCCAGAGTGCGACGGCCCCCAGAGTGCGACAGACCCCAGAGTGTTACCGACCCCAGAGTGCGACAGACCCCAGAGTGAGACAGACCCCAGAGTGCGACGGACCCCAGAGTGCGACGGCCCCCAGAGTGTTACCGACCCCAGAGTGCGA comes from Scyliorhinus canicula chromosome 1, sScyCan1.1, whole genome shotgun sequence and encodes:
- the LOC119977112 gene encoding proline-rich extensin-like protein EPR1, coding for MAPRVRRPPECDRPQSATAPRVRRPPECDGPQSATAPRVRRPPECDGPQSATAPRVRRPPECDGPQSATAPRVRRPPECYRPQSETDPRVRRPPECDGPQSATAPRVRRPPECDGPQSATAPRVRRPPECDGPQSVTDPRVRQTPECDGPQSATAPRVRRPPECYRPQSETDPRVRRPPECDGPQSATAPRVRRPPECDGPQSATAPRVRRPPECDGPQSATAPRVRRLPECDGPQSATAPRVRRTPECDGPQSATAPRVRQTPECYRPQSATDPRVRRTPECYRPQSATDPSVTDPRVRQTPECDGPQSATHPRVRQTPECDGPQSATDPRVLPTPECDRPQSETDPRVRRTPECDGPQSVTDPRVRRPPECDGPQSATAPRVRQTPECDGPQSATDPRVRRPPECDRPQSATDPRVRQTPECDGPQSATAPRVRQTPECDRPQSATAPRVRRPPECDRPQSATDPRVRQTPERDGPQSETDPRVRRPPECDRPQSATDPRVRRPPECDRPQSATDPRVRRTPECDGPQSATAPRVRQTPERDGPQSATAPRVRQTPECDAPQSVTDPRVRRPPECDGPQSATAPRARRPPECDGPQSATDPRVRQTPECDRPQSATDPRARRPPERDGPQSATDPRVRRTPECDGPQSATAPRVRQTPECDRPQSATAPRVRRPPECDGPQSQ